From Verrucomicrobiota bacterium, the proteins below share one genomic window:
- the hisD gene encoding histidinol dehydrogenase: MKVLSITEANVVSTVQRFQKSVSFSTETSNAVRPILEAVRNNGDRALRELTQKFDGIDLPRRRLRITASEMELGWSRVSPKDRRAIKSSIRSIRHYHKKCLPVGWTGKNEMGMTVGERFYPLGRVGLYVPGGQVPLVSTVLMTVVPAQVAGVAEIALCTPPDGEGTVSDGLLAAFHALGLKEVYRIGGAQAIGAMAYGTQTVPAVDLIAGPGNAFVMEAKRQVFGSVGVDLLPGPSEVMVVADEGATTDWVASDLLSQAEHGTGKEKLYLAVPSQKVWKRIEVALKKQVSRLSADSEIPSILKNRFLIGICPTVEATVAFANAIAPEHLELQVAPNRIAELTRRITTAGAILQGYETPTVLGDFVAGPSHTLPTDGTGRFSGGLQAIDFMRRSSLVRSNQQANRIAIETVEAFAEMESLPIHGDSLKKRLEK; this comes from the coding sequence ATGAAGGTTCTCTCCATAACCGAAGCGAACGTCGTCTCAACGGTCCAAAGGTTTCAGAAATCGGTCTCGTTTTCCACGGAGACAAGCAATGCTGTGCGTCCAATTCTCGAAGCCGTGCGCAACAATGGAGACCGCGCACTCAGGGAACTGACTCAGAAGTTTGATGGCATCGACCTACCGCGGCGTCGATTGCGAATCACCGCTTCTGAGATGGAGCTGGGTTGGAGCAGAGTCTCTCCCAAAGATCGGAGAGCAATAAAGAGCTCGATCCGATCGATTCGTCATTACCACAAGAAATGCCTGCCCGTGGGATGGACGGGAAAGAACGAAATGGGAATGACTGTAGGAGAGCGTTTTTATCCGCTTGGACGCGTAGGTCTTTACGTGCCGGGAGGCCAAGTGCCTCTTGTCTCCACCGTTCTCATGACAGTCGTTCCGGCACAGGTAGCTGGAGTCGCAGAGATTGCTCTTTGTACCCCTCCCGACGGAGAAGGCACCGTTTCCGACGGACTTCTAGCCGCCTTTCACGCTCTGGGCCTCAAAGAGGTCTACCGCATAGGTGGAGCCCAGGCCATTGGTGCTATGGCTTACGGCACTCAAACCGTTCCGGCAGTCGACTTGATCGCCGGACCCGGGAACGCATTTGTCATGGAAGCGAAACGACAGGTTTTCGGATCGGTCGGGGTAGACTTACTTCCAGGGCCCAGCGAGGTCATGGTGGTTGCTGACGAGGGTGCTACCACCGACTGGGTCGCGAGCGACCTCCTATCGCAGGCAGAACACGGCACAGGCAAAGAGAAACTCTATCTGGCAGTCCCCAGCCAAAAGGTATGGAAACGGATTGAAGTCGCACTGAAAAAACAGGTCAGCCGCCTTTCCGCCGACTCCGAAATTCCATCCATTTTGAAAAACCGGTTTTTGATCGGCATCTGCCCCACCGTCGAAGCCACCGTAGCATTCGCAAATGCGATCGCGCCCGAGCACCTTGAGCTACAAGTCGCCCCGAACCGGATCGCAGAATTGACACGGAGAATCACTACTGCCGGTGCGATCCTTCAGGGATATGAGACTCCAACAGTACTCGGGGATTTCGTCGCGGGTCCGAGCCATACCCTTCCTACCGACGGAACGGGACGGTTTTCAGGAGGCTTACAGGCGATCGATTTCATGAGACGGTCCAGTCTGGTGAGGTCGAATCAGCAGGCGAACCGCATCGCCATCGAAACCGTCGAGGCATTTGCGGAAATGGAGTCCTTGCCCATTCACGGAGATTCGCTGAAAAAGCGGCTCGAAAAGTGA
- a CDS encoding aminopeptidase codes for MDPRYELLARGLVGFSVDLKKDEHVLIDAGGIPEEMVIALIREARRKKAVPHVSWRNERVSRELIKGATEMQYATENSWELFRMKKIHAYIALRGSDNIFETSDIPAKKIQMCSKKMKPTLDYRVKRTKWCILRWPNPAMAQQASMSTEAFEDFYFRVCTLNYAKMKPGMAALKKAMEKTDKVHIKGPGTDLRFSIKDMTAIPCGGQYNIPDGEVFTAPVLDSVEGTITHNAPTVYQGVSFDKIRLTFEKGKIVEATSSDSKRLNQILDSDPGGRFIGEFAIGFNPHIRQPMGDILFDEKIDGSFHFTPGQAYEEADNGNRSQVHWDMVSIQRKDFGGGEIWFDDKLVRKDGIFLPKSLQKLNREALLAD; via the coding sequence ATGGATCCTCGCTACGAATTACTGGCCCGCGGTTTAGTCGGGTTTTCCGTTGACCTGAAAAAAGACGAGCACGTTCTCATAGACGCAGGCGGAATCCCCGAGGAAATGGTCATTGCCCTGATTCGAGAAGCGCGGAGGAAAAAGGCCGTTCCTCACGTATCGTGGAGAAACGAAAGAGTGTCCCGTGAGCTGATCAAGGGAGCAACGGAGATGCAATACGCTACAGAAAATTCATGGGAACTTTTCCGCATGAAAAAGATCCACGCCTACATAGCGCTTCGTGGTTCAGACAATATTTTCGAGACGAGCGACATCCCGGCAAAGAAGATCCAGATGTGTTCGAAGAAGATGAAACCCACGCTGGACTACAGAGTCAAAAGAACGAAGTGGTGCATCTTGCGCTGGCCAAATCCTGCAATGGCTCAACAAGCCTCGATGAGCACCGAAGCGTTTGAAGATTTCTACTTCCGCGTTTGCACTCTCAATTACGCAAAAATGAAGCCCGGTATGGCGGCTCTCAAGAAAGCCATGGAAAAGACAGACAAGGTCCACATTAAAGGGCCCGGAACAGACCTCCGTTTTTCCATTAAGGACATGACCGCGATTCCCTGCGGCGGACAGTACAATATCCCGGATGGCGAGGTGTTTACGGCGCCCGTGCTAGACTCTGTCGAAGGAACCATCACCCACAATGCCCCTACCGTCTATCAAGGCGTGTCATTCGACAAAATCCGGCTCACCTTCGAGAAGGGTAAAATCGTTGAAGCTACCTCCAGTGACTCAAAGAGACTCAATCAGATCCTGGATTCTGATCCAGGAGGGCGCTTCATTGGCGAGTTCGCGATTGGTTTTAATCCTCACATCCGGCAGCCGATGGGTGACATTCTTTTTGACGAAAAGATCGACGGCTCTTTCCACTTTACTCCGGGTCAAGCCTACGAGGAGGCCGACAATGGAAATCGTTCTCAAGTTCACTGGGATATGGTTTCCATCCAGAGAAAGGATTTCGGAGGCGGTGAGATCTGGTTTGATGACAAGTTGGTGAGGAAAGACGGCATCTTTTTGCCAAAGTCTTTGCAAAAGCTCAATCGGGAAGCTCTTCTCGCGGACTGA
- a CDS encoding NUDIX domain-containing protein produces MTSSADAEWFDVVDEEDRVIGRETRSEVHRKRLLHRAVHLFVFRPDGSLFLQKRSASKDTAPNRWVSSCSGHVDSGEDYEEAASREIREELGIPADTIHLEEKCAVKAVPETGNEFVRLYAVFDFEGTIEPDPGEISDGCWKTPADIERWLTDKPDDFSDSFRYLWKIWKQTNPS; encoded by the coding sequence ATGACCTCATCTGCTGACGCAGAATGGTTCGACGTCGTTGACGAGGAAGACCGGGTCATCGGGCGGGAAACTCGTTCTGAAGTTCATCGCAAGCGACTACTCCATCGTGCCGTCCACCTATTCGTTTTTCGGCCAGACGGTTCCCTTTTTCTCCAAAAACGCTCCGCTTCCAAAGACACTGCCCCCAATCGATGGGTCAGCTCCTGTTCCGGCCATGTCGATTCCGGAGAAGATTATGAGGAAGCAGCCTCACGCGAGATCAGAGAAGAGCTGGGAATTCCCGCCGATACCATTCACCTTGAGGAAAAATGCGCGGTAAAGGCGGTCCCGGAAACCGGAAACGAGTTCGTCCGCTTGTATGCGGTCTTCGATTTCGAAGGAACCATAGAACCTGACCCCGGCGAGATTTCAGACGGCTGTTGGAAAACCCCTGCAGATATTGAGAGATGGCTCACTGACAAGCCGGATGACTTTTCAGACTCCTTTCGGTATTTGTGGAAAATCTGGAAGCAGACCAACCCATCTTGA
- the folE2 gene encoding GTP cyclohydrolase FolE2, whose product MASNQPLPTDDSTRLSREFDADFAPGEDYTHELPDTQNLKSAEIPGTPVAIQEVGSSNFRLPMRFQNADGTEIQLEVSVFGGVSLDANRKGINMSRIIRIFYEHRNQILNFGLIRKVLENYREKLDAESARLQVRFSLPLAQKSLRSGLDGFQYYDTVLEGRMSSGGEYTRMMQIGFVYSSACPCSSDLADHAEETRQRYAIPHSQRSRAQVKVVPISDESVTIEGLVALCRDALATETQSMVRRVDEQAFAELNGAYQKFVEDAVRLLYSQIDAHPGIEKFAVSCSHLESLHSHDAVASIAKGLPTGLSGAIENYNDLIC is encoded by the coding sequence ATGGCCTCCAACCAACCTTTACCCACCGATGACAGCACCAGACTCTCCCGCGAGTTTGATGCTGACTTCGCTCCGGGGGAAGACTACACCCATGAACTTCCCGACACGCAGAACCTCAAGTCAGCGGAGATTCCGGGTACACCTGTAGCCATTCAGGAGGTCGGATCTTCCAATTTCCGCCTCCCCATGCGGTTTCAAAACGCTGACGGAACAGAAATTCAGCTCGAAGTTTCCGTTTTTGGAGGAGTAAGCCTGGATGCCAACAGGAAAGGCATCAACATGTCCAGGATCATACGAATCTTTTATGAGCACCGGAATCAGATCCTGAATTTTGGTCTTATCCGGAAAGTCCTCGAAAACTACCGAGAAAAGCTAGACGCCGAGTCGGCTCGCCTCCAGGTTCGATTTTCGCTTCCGCTTGCCCAAAAGAGTCTTCGAAGTGGCTTGGACGGTTTCCAATACTATGATACCGTCCTGGAGGGTCGAATGTCGTCCGGTGGTGAGTATACCAGGATGATGCAGATCGGCTTCGTGTATTCCTCTGCCTGCCCGTGCTCCTCTGATCTCGCCGATCACGCTGAGGAGACCCGTCAACGTTATGCCATCCCTCATTCGCAGCGCAGCCGGGCGCAAGTGAAGGTAGTTCCGATTTCTGATGAAAGTGTCACCATAGAAGGCCTCGTCGCACTTTGCAGAGACGCGCTTGCCACCGAAACCCAGTCGATGGTGCGAAGGGTCGATGAGCAGGCTTTCGCTGAGCTTAACGGTGCCTACCAGAAATTCGTAGAGGATGCTGTCCGCCTTCTTTACAGCCAGATCGACGCTCATCCGGGAATCGAGAAGTTTGCCGTTTCCTGCTCGCACCTCGAATCTCTCCATTCTCACGATGCTGTAGCCTCGATTGCCAAGGGCCTACCAACCGGACTATCTGGTGCGATCGAAAACTACAATGACCTCATCTGCTGA
- a CDS encoding biopolymer transporter Tol codes for MRAFFLLISLLILAPLSLAQNASTLDPIERTGEKQQLTISVTATEPMVEALAKRAFQLHGAFRVVSGEADVALQLRTSGSDTILFNATTGRTTFNGTVTAEDKLEATAMACDDVVERLLGIPGFFAGKLALVGERQGKKEIFVGDIFFQKMRQFTQGEGDSIGPKLSPDGTRFLYTTYAPTGFPDIYEMTLSSRRAKPFATFKGTNTGAVYSPDGSRVAMILSSSGNAELYVSGSDGRYPKRLTNNRSLEASPTWSPDGSKIVFTSDQLGKPQLFGIAASGGAVSRLPTNISRYCSEPVWNPRNSRLIAFTAAETDGFQISLYDTSTGRSEFVTTVAGDAIEPAWLNDGRHLIFTNRERGQTRLFILDTETKNIEPLHSQRFGNAAQANFVMPR; via the coding sequence ATGCGCGCGTTTTTTCTACTGATATCCCTCCTGATCCTGGCCCCTCTTTCTCTCGCCCAAAACGCGTCAACTCTGGACCCCATCGAGCGAACGGGAGAAAAGCAGCAGCTGACGATTTCCGTGACCGCCACGGAACCGATGGTCGAAGCTCTTGCCAAGCGGGCATTCCAACTCCACGGCGCGTTTCGAGTCGTTTCCGGGGAGGCAGACGTCGCACTGCAACTGCGCACTTCCGGGTCAGATACGATTCTTTTCAACGCCACAACCGGAAGAACTACTTTCAACGGCACCGTTACCGCCGAAGACAAGTTGGAGGCCACTGCAATGGCATGCGACGATGTTGTGGAGCGACTCCTAGGAATTCCCGGATTTTTCGCGGGAAAACTCGCCTTGGTTGGGGAGCGACAAGGCAAGAAGGAGATTTTTGTCGGAGACATTTTTTTTCAGAAAATGAGGCAGTTTACGCAGGGCGAGGGGGACTCAATTGGACCAAAATTATCGCCAGACGGGACTCGGTTTCTTTACACGACCTACGCGCCGACCGGCTTCCCCGACATTTACGAGATGACTCTATCCTCAAGGAGAGCCAAACCTTTCGCTACTTTCAAGGGGACCAATACGGGAGCGGTCTACAGCCCTGACGGCAGTCGGGTAGCCATGATACTTTCCTCAAGTGGGAACGCGGAACTCTACGTGTCAGGATCCGACGGAAGATACCCCAAAAGACTTACGAACAATCGCAGTCTCGAGGCCTCCCCAACTTGGTCTCCCGACGGCAGCAAAATCGTTTTTACGTCCGACCAATTGGGCAAACCGCAGCTCTTCGGAATCGCAGCGTCCGGCGGAGCCGTTTCCCGCCTGCCTACCAACATCAGCCGCTATTGTTCCGAACCGGTCTGGAATCCACGAAACTCAAGACTGATCGCATTCACAGCCGCCGAAACAGACGGATTCCAAATCTCACTCTACGACACCTCCACCGGAAGAAGCGAATTCGTTACGACCGTGGCGGGAGATGCCATCGAACCCGCTTGGCTCAACGACGGCCGTCATCTCATTTTCACCAATCGGGAACGGGGTCAGACGAGGCTTTTCATTCTCGATACTGAAACAAAGAACATCGAACCCCTCCATTCGCAGAGGTTCGGAAACGCTGCACAGGCAAACTTTGTCATGCCGCGGTAG
- a CDS encoding glutamine synthetase, with translation MAKIKLEYIWLDGYTPVANLRGKTLIKDGEMDSFSLEDCPQWGFDGSSTQQAEGSSSDCVLKPVAIYPDAARENAFIVMSEVLMPDGSPHPSNMRATITDEPGLWVGLEQEYFLFKDGRPLGWPKDGYPDPQGEYYTGVGYSAVGDIAREIVEQHLDLCIAAGVNHEGINAEVAKGQWEFQIFGKGSYKACDQVHVARYLLERLCEEYGVDVEYHCKPFTGDWNGSGMHCNFSTDYMRETGGKEYFEKLMDAFEKYKDEHIAAYGPDNHMRLTGLHETQSIDKFSWGVADRGASIRVPHSFMKNNYKGYLEDRRPNSQGDPYAIVGRVQQTVAEVEADYK, from the coding sequence ATGGCAAAGATAAAGTTGGAATACATCTGGCTCGACGGGTACACGCCTGTGGCAAACCTGCGCGGCAAAACACTAATCAAGGATGGGGAAATGGACTCCTTCTCGTTGGAGGATTGCCCGCAGTGGGGATTCGACGGGAGCTCAACCCAGCAAGCAGAGGGCAGTAGTTCGGACTGTGTGCTGAAGCCAGTGGCGATCTACCCGGATGCAGCACGCGAAAACGCCTTTATCGTAATGTCGGAGGTGCTCATGCCTGACGGTTCTCCGCATCCGTCAAACATGCGGGCTACAATTACCGATGAGCCAGGCCTCTGGGTCGGACTTGAGCAGGAGTATTTCCTCTTCAAAGACGGACGTCCTCTGGGATGGCCGAAGGATGGATATCCTGACCCTCAGGGCGAATACTACACCGGAGTCGGATACAGTGCCGTAGGAGATATCGCCCGGGAAATTGTGGAACAGCACCTCGACCTTTGTATCGCAGCGGGAGTCAACCATGAGGGAATCAACGCCGAAGTGGCGAAGGGCCAATGGGAATTCCAGATTTTTGGAAAAGGCTCCTACAAAGCCTGCGACCAGGTGCATGTTGCTCGCTACTTGCTTGAGCGACTCTGCGAGGAGTATGGTGTAGACGTTGAGTACCACTGTAAACCGTTTACAGGCGACTGGAACGGCTCCGGTATGCACTGTAACTTCTCGACCGACTACATGCGGGAAACCGGGGGTAAGGAGTACTTCGAGAAACTCATGGACGCATTCGAGAAGTACAAGGACGAGCATATCGCTGCCTATGGCCCGGACAACCACATGCGCCTCACCGGGCTTCACGAAACACAGTCGATTGACAAGTTTAGCTGGGGTGTTGCTGACCGCGGTGCGTCAATCCGTGTCCCTCATAGTTTCATGAAAAACAACTACAAGGGCTACCTGGAAGATCGCCGTCCTAATTCCCAGGGCGATCCATATGCGATTGTCGGGCGAGTCCAGCAGACAGTTGCCGAGGTCGAAGCCGATTATAAGTAA
- a CDS encoding AI-2E family transporter, whose amino-acid sequence MPDEKHPSNFWLSPLQRRLVTTALAGLSVFVIGALLYALFDLLNLFVSKFSGVIWPLAVAGILAMLLQPVVGLLENKVKMSRLGSIIVLYALVVLALVAILGFAVPLLVEQTLNFVRALPSIIERLQTALLDRFPQLMEYLNSTIGKDKVADWTENLQAQLGNLPQLLGPAFSKVGAYAGSIIAIGAGLAIIPVYAFFFLNARGDKKEGVKKQLSWVQSDIREDLIFLGTHFAHSMEAFFRGQILIGLIMGVLLGTGFSIAGINFGFPLGMMIGLLNIIPYFGTMIGLATVLPIAWFQPEGGPVLAGIGLAIFVAVQMIEGYFLTPRIMGDKTGLHPLTIIIAIFFWGTALGGILGMILAIPLTAFFVVAWRLLREKYLDRWINAEEVKESSDGG is encoded by the coding sequence ATGCCAGACGAAAAGCATCCCTCCAATTTTTGGCTCAGCCCGCTTCAACGCAGGTTAGTAACCACCGCTCTGGCCGGACTCTCTGTATTCGTAATCGGGGCTCTTCTTTACGCACTTTTTGATCTCCTCAATCTTTTTGTAAGCAAGTTTTCGGGCGTCATTTGGCCGCTGGCCGTGGCCGGAATTCTCGCAATGCTCCTCCAGCCTGTTGTTGGACTCCTTGAGAACAAGGTGAAAATGAGCCGACTCGGCAGTATCATCGTTCTGTATGCCCTGGTGGTTCTCGCCCTAGTGGCCATTCTCGGATTCGCCGTTCCTCTTCTCGTCGAACAAACCCTGAATTTCGTTCGCGCCCTTCCATCCATTATTGAGCGGCTGCAGACCGCCCTACTCGACCGATTCCCCCAGTTGATGGAGTACCTGAATTCAACCATTGGGAAGGATAAGGTCGCGGATTGGACGGAAAACTTGCAGGCCCAGCTTGGCAATCTCCCTCAGCTCCTCGGACCCGCCTTTTCAAAGGTTGGAGCCTATGCCGGCTCAATCATCGCGATCGGTGCTGGACTGGCAATTATTCCTGTGTACGCCTTTTTCTTTCTCAATGCGCGGGGAGACAAAAAGGAGGGGGTGAAAAAGCAGCTCTCATGGGTGCAGTCCGACATTCGAGAAGACCTCATTTTCCTCGGCACCCATTTTGCCCACAGCATGGAGGCATTTTTCCGCGGGCAGATCCTGATTGGACTTATCATGGGGGTGCTCCTGGGAACTGGTTTCTCCATTGCTGGGATAAACTTCGGATTCCCGCTCGGAATGATGATCGGCCTTCTGAACATCATTCCCTACTTTGGAACGATGATCGGTCTGGCGACCGTGCTTCCGATCGCCTGGTTTCAGCCGGAAGGTGGACCCGTCCTTGCCGGTATTGGGTTGGCGATCTTCGTAGCGGTTCAGATGATCGAAGGCTATTTCCTTACCCCTAGAATTATGGGTGACAAGACGGGCCTCCATCCCCTGACCATTATCATCGCGATCTTTTTCTGGGGAACTGCTCTCGGCGGTATCCTCGGTATGATACTCGCGATACCACTCACCGCATTCTTCGTCGTTGCCTGGCGCCTGCTGCGCGAAAAGTATCTGGATCGCTGGATCAACGCTGAGGAGGTTAAGGAAAGCTCGGATGGAGGGTAG
- a CDS encoding PEP-CTERM sorting domain-containing protein (PEP-CTERM proteins occur, often in large numbers, in the proteomes of bacteria that also encode an exosortase, a predicted intramembrane cysteine proteinase. The presence of a PEP-CTERM domain at a protein's C-terminus predicts cleavage within the sorting domain, followed by covalent anchoring to some some component of the (usually Gram-negative) cell surface. Many PEP-CTERM proteins exhibit an unusual sequence composition that includes large numbers of potential glycosylation sites. Expression of one such protein has been shown restore the ability of a bacterium to form floc, a type of biofilm.): MKSLTTVLVVASLVLQTAEGMIHFNQLSSDPVIISSPTGAYADSGWQWQGDWGNGNGTIVSPNQILTANHFSATSFVFNGNSYDQVSSVTTGDMKLVTLDTSVHGDFSSWASFYRGSSEVGEEFTVFGQGRARGSEVNLSGDLKGWRYGTDGTRRWGTNVVDSVFNASVGPLLVADFDSSGGTTYETHLATWDSGGGSFIEVDGEWLLIGVNFAVDAFFNTSPTDTGRFQAALFDIGGYYLGSDANGWTFTADLPLVDVPSRFYMHRVSEYETWLDNNIVIPEPSQLALVTGLIAMCFIVRRRNRQT, encoded by the coding sequence ATGAAAAGCCTTACTACAGTGCTAGTTGTTGCCTCTTTAGTCCTTCAGACTGCTGAGGGGATGATTCACTTCAACCAGCTAAGCTCGGACCCGGTGATCATCTCTTCGCCGACAGGAGCGTACGCGGATAGTGGGTGGCAGTGGCAAGGCGATTGGGGAAATGGCAATGGCACGATCGTTTCCCCGAATCAGATCCTTACAGCGAACCACTTCTCCGCAACCTCATTCGTTTTTAACGGCAACAGCTATGATCAGGTTTCATCGGTGACCACCGGGGATATGAAGCTCGTCACCCTCGACACCTCCGTTCACGGAGACTTTTCTTCCTGGGCATCGTTTTATAGGGGAAGCTCTGAGGTCGGGGAAGAGTTTACTGTGTTTGGGCAGGGACGGGCCCGTGGGTCGGAAGTCAATCTCTCCGGAGATCTCAAGGGCTGGCGTTACGGCACTGACGGCACCAGACGTTGGGGAACGAACGTGGTGGATTCCGTCTTTAATGCCTCAGTTGGGCCTTTGCTGGTTGCAGACTTCGACTCTTCCGGGGGCACTACCTACGAAACGCATCTGGCAACATGGGACTCCGGGGGAGGATCCTTCATTGAAGTCGACGGGGAGTGGCTTCTGATTGGGGTGAACTTTGCAGTCGACGCGTTTTTCAACACCTCTCCGACTGACACTGGTAGATTCCAAGCCGCTCTTTTTGACATAGGAGGCTATTACCTCGGCTCAGATGCCAATGGTTGGACCTTCACCGCGGACCTTCCGCTCGTTGACGTTCCCAGCCGGTTCTACATGCACCGAGTGTCGGAATATGAAACGTGGCTCGACAACAACATTGTAATTCCGGAGCCGAGCCAGCTGGCCTTGGTAACGGGGCTTATTGCGATGTGTTTTATTGTTCGAAGGCGCAACCGACAAACGTAA
- a CDS encoding glycosyltransferase: MIKKPTIYVIVPLFDRFEFVERLLSQLAAQSYSNHRLVLIDHGRKRLPLEMRTKEMIYLEGSIDDWWSGAINIGLRHVLEVLKVPDTDFILLQNDDVIFGTDLLSGLLAVQKENNRSVVSAITIERGTDRILDGHNLLSYLQGKHISPLRGKSLDEVNETRLHADVLKGRGVLYPVRAAREIGYTDERLHYRADPEWSFRARKAGYELLVVPEVTVETVLDTQEGARCGRGFEYFKDFVFSKRSTQNLYSAKVYFQLCFGSIGFAWPFFVHSLRTILIGFVQSLKG, translated from the coding sequence GTGATTAAAAAACCTACTATTTACGTCATCGTTCCTTTGTTCGACCGCTTTGAATTTGTAGAACGCCTACTAAGCCAACTAGCTGCTCAAAGTTATTCAAATCACAGGCTGGTTCTGATTGATCATGGCCGGAAAAGACTACCACTTGAAATGCGCACGAAAGAAATGATTTATCTTGAAGGCTCCATCGATGATTGGTGGAGTGGTGCGATTAACATAGGGCTGAGGCACGTATTGGAGGTGCTTAAAGTGCCAGACACAGATTTTATCCTGTTGCAAAATGACGACGTCATCTTTGGCACTGATTTGCTCTCCGGATTACTCGCTGTGCAAAAAGAAAACAATCGTTCTGTCGTGAGCGCGATTACGATTGAGAGGGGAACTGACCGAATCCTTGATGGGCACAATTTGCTCAGCTACCTGCAGGGTAAGCATATTAGCCCTCTTCGAGGAAAGTCTTTAGATGAGGTGAATGAAACAAGACTGCATGCTGATGTTTTGAAAGGACGAGGAGTTCTTTACCCTGTTCGGGCGGCGCGTGAGATTGGATATACAGACGAAAGATTGCACTATCGTGCAGATCCAGAATGGAGCTTCCGAGCTAGGAAAGCAGGTTACGAACTTTTGGTCGTCCCAGAAGTTACAGTAGAAACTGTCTTGGATACACAGGAGGGTGCTCGATGCGGACGAGGGTTCGAATATTTCAAAGACTTCGTATTTTCCAAACGTAGTACGCAAAATTTGTACTCTGCCAAAGTTTATTTTCAGTTATGTTTTGGCAGTATAGGCTTCGCATGGCCTTTCTTCGTGCATTCTTTGAGGACGATTCTAATTGGATTCGTGCAATCTTTGAAGGGATGA
- a CDS encoding glycosyltransferase family 61 protein: MNPTVYSSERTYFFRLHRYGTKVYCHFLRDHLLPLFCRFVDEGVISRGNYEPKNFTLFTSRRSSYFGMYGSIIDPKRVKVRRFRIPQKAKVLNDSRIVFTKDPKTYQPYLEHFNDHILNRLNLRVREKRICVIVERVGETRRIENFNEFVAAIRTLCLSLDLEVRVIRAEELTFSDQVTVCREASMVIAMHGSFLANGVFFREDATVVEILPAGFSYTAFRDISRAKNFFQYNCSELECPIAGRDSNFKIDTDFFVEWLGDNHIF, translated from the coding sequence ATGAATCCAACTGTATACAGTTCCGAAAGAACCTATTTTTTTCGGCTTCACCGTTACGGAACAAAGGTGTACTGCCATTTTCTCAGAGACCACCTGCTCCCTTTGTTTTGCCGTTTCGTGGATGAGGGAGTGATCTCAAGGGGTAACTATGAACCCAAGAATTTTACGTTATTCACTTCTCGTCGATCTTCCTACTTTGGGATGTATGGAAGCATTATTGATCCTAAGAGAGTAAAAGTGCGACGATTCCGAATTCCACAAAAGGCCAAAGTTTTAAATGACTCAAGAATTGTTTTTACGAAAGATCCGAAGACCTATCAGCCTTACTTAGAGCATTTTAATGATCATATATTAAATAGGCTTAATTTGAGGGTGAGAGAGAAGAGAATTTGTGTGATCGTAGAAAGAGTGGGAGAAACACGTCGGATTGAGAACTTCAATGAGTTTGTAGCCGCTATTCGAACCCTTTGCCTAAGTCTTGATTTGGAAGTGCGGGTAATCAGGGCAGAAGAGCTCACTTTTTCAGATCAAGTTACCGTTTGTCGTGAAGCGTCTATGGTGATAGCGATGCACGGCTCCTTTTTAGCAAATGGAGTCTTCTTTCGAGAAGACGCTACAGTTGTTGAAATTCTTCCAGCAGGTTTTTCGTATACAGCTTTTCGAGACATCTCCCGTGCAAAGAATTTTTTTCAGTATAATTGCAGCGAACTGGAATGTCCGATTGCAGGTCGCGACTCGAATTTCAAGATAGACACGGACTTTTTTGTAGAGTGGTTAGGGGACAACCACATATTTTGA